Genomic window (Pseudomonadota bacterium):
AGTCACGCGATCCCCAACGTCGAGCTTGCTGAGGTCACCCGATTTCACTGACCACTGACGCGATCTCCTGCGCGCAACGCGCGGGCTGCACTTGCAGCAAAAAGTGAGGAGCCGCGATGCGCACTAACTTGGCGTTCGGCAGGGCAGATGCAAGCCGGACGCTGTGCTCCGGCGGCACCAAGCGATCGCGTGTTGGACACAAGACCCGTGACGGCGTGGAGATAAGCCCTAGGCTCGCCCGCGGATCGAAGTGTAGCAGCGCCTGGATGCGGGACGTGACGACGTTGCCGTCCAGGGCGCCGACCACTCGCGAGACTTGAGCCCTCACCTCAGCGCTCCCCTGACCCGCCAACCCGAGGCCTTCCGCCACCAACTTACGCACGACGGATGCGCCGAAACGGTGCCCTCCACCGCGCGCGAACGCTGCCAACACTGGGGCGTGAGGCACGCGCGCAAAGGTG
Coding sequences:
- a CDS encoding alpha/beta hydrolase, with translation MVVLLPGFDGTGELFDPLEAALDLPCQRIAYGVPAAAQDYLEVAEAQIPRDRGGVLVAESFSGPIALELLLRGRRDYRALVLSATFARVPHAPVLAAFARGGGHRFGASVVRKLVAEGLGLAGQGSAEVRAQVSRVVGALDGNVVTSRIQALLHFDPRASLGLISTPSRVLCPTRDRLVPPEHSVRLASALPNAKLVRIAAPHFLLQVQPARCAQEIASVVSEIG